GTAGAGGCACGTCGTGCCCAGTTGGCGGCGGGAAAGCAGTTCGAGCGGTCCGACTTCCTGGACTACATCTTGCAACTGGGGGAGAAGCGCAACCTGGACAATCGCCAGTTGCTGGCCTATTCCATGACCTTCCTGCTCGACGGATACGAAACGACGGCCACGGTCTTGGCTCACATACTGCTCAATCTGGGTCGTAATAAGGAGGCACAGAATCTTCTGCGAGAGGAGATTCGTTCCCATCTGCAGGATGGCACTATTGCGTTTGAAAAGCTTAACGAATTGCCATACCTGGACGGTTGTGTGCAGggtaaattaaataagttttcAAGCTGCAGTTATTGTTTTTAACAGTATTTACCCATTTATTTTACAGAAACCATCCGGCTCTTCCCGCCCGGATTTATGTCGAATAAACTATGCACCGAATCCATCGAGATACCCAACAAGGAAGGTCCCAACTTCGTTGTGGAGAAGGGCACCACTGTGGTTGTACCTCACTACTGCTTCATGCTGGATGAGGAATTCTTTCCCAATCCCCAGTCCTTCCAGCCCGAGCGATTCATGGAGCCAGATGCTGCGAAAACATTCAGGGAACGGGGTGTCTTCATGGGATTCGGCGAAGGACCACGTGTGTGCATAGGTTAGTAAACTATCTTTCTACTATAACATTTCAAAATCATAGGGCCTACTGCAGATTCTGATAATTGAAAGCACTCACTACAATTGAGCtttgaatttattattattataattataacattttattaatttccttTTCAGGAATGCGATTTGCGACGGTCCAGATTAAGGCTGCTATTGTGGAACTGATATCAAAGTTCAATGTCAAGATCAATGGCAAAACCCGCAAAGACAATGATTATGAACCCGGCCAAATTATCACTGGTCTGCGTGGGGGCATTTGGCTAGACCTTGAAAAGCTTTAGAGATTCAATTACTTAATAACTCCCCTCCACACGACGGAAACTAATGTGGAAAATGAGTGGCGCAGTTTCCCAGTCTATTTTTACAGAATATTTGATATGTACATCCAATGGTTCACTCAAGCTCGCAATTGGCTGACTTTGTTATTGTGTTTCGTGTATGTGTATACTTGTGTTGTTTtctatattaaatatatttcgtATATAATATTGCGTATAATTGTGTGTTTGCGGCATAAATATAAGGCTGACATAGTAACAACGTCGTAGTTACTTGATATTGGGGTAattgtattatattaatatttatcaCATTTTAATTATACATGATTTTCTTCATATGAGTTATATGGTTAGTTAACATTTAGTTTAGCACAGGGATGCTAAATAGTTTTTCTACCTTTGGTCTATTGACCAGATAcaaatctttttattttatatactaTTGTTAGGTTTTATCAGAAGCTGCCACCAACCAATATTGATTCGAAATTGAAAACCAGAGATGATAACGATAGGCAAATCGAGAGCTATTTATTTGGTAAATTCAATGTTAAGGATCTGAATGCGAGTGGACTGCACTTGGACCCGTATCGCAATCTCTGGGGCTATTGTTCTGCCTGCAATTGGGTTCATTAAACACATATGAGCTTAACGCGTGGGTATCTGTCCCACATGAAAGACGATAGAGAGAGGAAAATAATACGTTTAAATGATAAGCGCTTAAGTCCGAGATACTTACCCATGGCATCCATGGGAAGTCAATTGGTGATCATTTGTCGAGCGTAACTTAAACCGGACAGTTGATCGAAGTCGTTtgtgattttaatttaaaaatgctTCCTCTCTTCTTGGTTTTACTGATCGGCCTTCAGGTGCAGGGCTGTGTGAAACAAGCTCAGTGAGTAGAAACGTTCAAATTTTGAATTCttctaatttaaattttccgGCTCTGGAACTCAAGGGTGGTTAAAATGCGTGGAACCTTGGTAACAATGCGTAAGCACCAGAACTCACCAAACTGCACCACAAATTGTGGGCCCCTGGTGGGAAGAACCAGAACTGAGGTGAGCTATACCTCAACATTCGACCAACTTAAGGCGTGGtaattttctgatttttcctTAGACTTACTTGGGCTTTACGGATGTTTGCTGCGACGGCTATATACGCGATGAAAATAAGTAAGAACTCTTAGAAATGCAGCAATCTAAGGAATACGTGCTAGTTCCTCCTTTTCTTGTTTTCGCAGCGAGTGTGTGCCGCAGTGCAATGATTGTGGAGCCTCGGGAAAATGCCTTTTGCCCaacgtgtgtttgtgtggaaAAGGCTATGTAAGTCGTAAGGATCACGGTCACTGTGAGCCGGAGTGCAGTGATTCCTGCGTGAATGGAAAATGTGTGGCACCGGATGAGTGTGAATGCCTTTCCGGCCATCGATTCGTCAATGGCTCTCAAACGGCATGTGAGCCAATTTGTGTTGAGGACTGTGCCAATGGTCGTTGTCTGGAGACGGGAAAATGCTTGTGCAACAACGGCTATCAGCGGGATGAAAAGCTCAAGAAATGTGTGCCCATCTGCCAGGATGCCTGCTATCATGGTGACTGTGTGGCGCCCAACGAGTGTCGCTGTCATCCCGGTCATGAGCAGCGCTTGGGAGTGCCGTGGATTTGCGATCCGATCTGCTCGAGCGGCTGCGCCAACGGCTATTGCCAGGGTGCCGAGGTGTGCGCCTGCAAGATGGGCTATGCCCACAAGGATAACACCCTCGCCTCAGGCTGTGAGCCTGTGTGCAATCCGCCCTGCGCGAATGGCACTTGCATCTCACCCGGCCACTGCGCCTGCCCCGAGGGTCACGTATTCGCCGAGGGATCGCGTCACGAGTGTGTTCCCAGCTGCCGTTCCGGCTGCGAGAACGGATATTGTAGTGCTCCTGGTCGCTGTGAGTGCCACGAGGGATTCGAGAAGACATCGCCACACCGCTGTTCGCCCACATGTCAACCGGGCTGTGGCCGGAACTCCCGCTGCGCCGCTCCAGACACGTGTGCCTGCGATGTCGGCTACGTCTTCGTCAACGGCAGCACCACCGAGTGCGAGCCCTTCTGTCCCAGGAACTGCCGGAATGGAATCTGCAGTAGTCCAGGCGTCTGCACATGCTTGGAAGGTTTTCAGGTGGGTAATGAAACTATATTCCTAGCTTATAATCTCACGACTTAAAAAGACGACAAGGACTCAACGGTCCCTTCACGGTATTTAATCTCCATTTCTTATTGAAATGGCgatatattaattaattgtgCTTTCAATAtattaaaactaatttttacataatctttTTTCTTAACAGGCCCTTCTCTCGTTCTACTGCATACCAGTTTGCTCGAAAACCTGCATTCATGGCAGTTGTGTGGCGCCCAACGAATGTCGCTGCTTCACCGGCTACCGGCCAAATCCCAGTCTAGGAGCGAATGTCTGCGAACCCATTTGCAGCCAGGGATGTGTGCACGGAACTTGCATCGCCCCAGAGATCTGTCAATGTGATCTGGGCTTTGTCAAACGATGGGCCACTGGGACCTGTGAGCCGCACTGCCCACAGAAGTGCGTGAACAGCCACTGCTTGGGATCGGGAGTGTGTCGCTGCTACGAGGGATACAAGCTAAGGCCGGGATCCACGTCCATCTGTGATGCGGAGTGCCAGCCAGGATGCAGGAATGGAACCTGCGTAGAGCCCAACAGCTGTGCCTGCTTCGCTGGCTACGAAGACACTAAGGTGCCGTACGAGTGTGTGCCCTCCTGCCGTCCGAGATGCGAGAATGGGCGATGCTCCTCTCCAGGACACTGTGAATGCGATCCCGGCCATGCGGTTACCAACTCCAGTGAACCGAACTCATGTCGCCCCCAGTGCCAGGAGCAGTGCATCAATGCCGAGTGCGTAGCGCCGGAGAAGTGCGCCTGCCTACCTCGTTACCGATTTTTGCCCGACAGCAGCACCGAGTGCGAACCGATTTGCTCGAAAGGATGCCTTTCTGGGCAGGAATGCATTGCACCAGACACCTGTGAGGGTTTCGAATCCCTAATTAGTCCGACCACTGGCAAACACCTGGCATTCCATTGGTCCATGTTTGTCCTGGCAATTTTGCTCTGCCTGGCTCTGGTTATGATTCCACTGTTGGTGCTCCGGGAAATGCAGCGACGTCGTCGTGATGGCGACAAGCAAAGTTCCCGGCTAATCGAGAATCCTTCGTATGGAGTTGTGCAGGCAAATAGCGATGATACGAACAGTGAGTTGGGCATTGGATTGGGGGATTAACCAAGCTCATTTTAGAGACACCCGATAGATATGTTTTTAAAATCCCTTAGAGCAAATAGGAACTATCAAATGGTTAAGACGGGAAATGCTGTTGGTTGTCTgtggaaatattttaatttcaatgtTTATGGCTTGGTTTCCTTTACAATCTTCTCGTTCGATTAAGTTTTACACTGAAGGATGCTTGGCATCGAAAATAATACACacgtatataaatatatatatatatagttaagCTAAACATGTATGGTTTAAAGTTAAAAACATAATCTACCGTAATAAATTAGGTAATACTTAATATTCATTGTCAGCTTCAGTTTCTCAAAGTGTTGTTCATATACCAGATCTGGTTCACTAAAGGTATTTATCTAAAAAAAATGCATACAATTTTATGTCGTTGcacaaaacataaaaaacaaatttttatattttaaaatgtaacAATAATTTGAGAAACTGAAGTGGTGACTGATCCTTTCAACGTTGTTATCCTTTTGGCTTGTGTGTTGATTTAATGGGATCCGGATCTTCGGTTGTTCTTACTTAACAAATTGGCTACTTAATGCTACAAATacattatattttgtatatgcCTAATGcgaattttattaatttgtgtcTTACTTAGCCTAAGTGCCAACCCAATCGAACAGCCCTCATCACCTCCCCAGCCCACCCCATATACAATCTATGAACACAGTCAGCTTTTGTCCTGTTCCCCATTACTTTTACAGAAAGGTCTCCCGGTTGGCCCTACCCAATCCTGGCCAGCGCCAGTCCCACCATCATAGTGGTGCGTCGTTGGGATCGGGAGGTGGCTTTGCCGGCTGCAGGACCACCGGTGGTGGGGAGGTGGCAGCGGTAGTTGGAGCTATAAGGAAGCCACTGGACGCCCCAGGAAGTGGCATGCCCAGAAAACTGGCTACTCCCGTGTTGGCCGAGTCCCCATCTTCCATGACGACAGAACTGTCGGCAGCCGAGGGTATGGTGGGCAGGAAACGTACTCCCAGGCGAGGTGGTGATGAGTCCTCTTCCTCCTGGACTGCTTCCTGGCGGACCAATCGTGGTTTCACTGCATCCAACTGGGCCTTCCCGTTGTGGGCTGTATAAAGGAAAGCTGTTTCTACttatatgttaaatatttggGTCTGGCACTTACCTATGATCGAGGGCAGGGGTGTGCTGCTGCCGGCACTTGACCGGGATAACCGGAAGGTGGAGGTGCTGGCGGTGGTGGCCGAGGCGGAGGAGTCATTTCGCGAGCTGGACAAGTTCGAGTCCTGCGACGTTTTCCGCGTGATCAGCCAGGCGGAGTGTCGTCTGCGCCCATGACTGTGCGGATGAGCATGTGGCTCCAGCATCTTCAGCGGCATGCTGCAGTTACCCGGTGGCACAGGTGCTGAGGATGGTGGACCATGTCGCCAGCTGGAGGATCTTGAGCTGCAGAAGTTCTCGCTGGAAATGGAACTGGCCCGATTCTGGCGCTGCTGACGCAGTTCAGCAAACTGATACTGATACGGATTGGCGGCTGCGGCAGTATAGGCTCTCTGGCGTCGCTGTTGCGGTTGACGTCGCTGTTTGCGACGCTTTCGACTCTCCCCGCAGCA
This genomic stretch from Drosophila mauritiana strain mau12 chromosome 2L, ASM438214v1, whole genome shotgun sequence harbors:
- the LOC117140917 gene encoding multiple epidermal growth factor-like domains protein 10, which codes for MLPLFLVLLIGLQVQGCVKQAQVVKMRGTLVTMRKHQNSPNCTTNCGPLVGRTRTETYLGFTDVCCDGYIRDENNECVPQCNDCGASGKCLLPNVCLCGKGYVSRKDHGHCEPECSDSCVNGKCVAPDECECLSGHRFVNGSQTACEPICVEDCANGRCLETGKCLCNNGYQRDEKLKKCVPICQDACYHGDCVAPNECRCHPGHEQRLGVPWICDPICSSGCANGYCQGAEVCACKMGYAHKDNTLASGCEPVCNPPCANGTCISPGHCACPEGHVFAEGSRHECVPSCRSGCENGYCSAPGRCECHEGFEKTSPHRCSPTCQPGCGRNSRCAAPDTCACDVGYVFVNGSTTECEPFCPRNCRNGICSSPGVCTCLEGFQALLSFYCIPVCSKTCIHGSCVAPNECRCFTGYRPNPSLGANVCEPICSQGCVHGTCIAPEICQCDLGFVKRWATGTCEPHCPQKCVNSHCLGSGVCRCYEGYKLRPGSTSICDAECQPGCRNGTCVEPNSCACFAGYEDTKVPYECVPSCRPRCENGRCSSPGHCECDPGHAVTNSSEPNSCRPQCQEQCINAECVAPEKCACLPRYRFLPDSSTECEPICSKGCLSGQECIAPDTCEGFESLISPTTGKHLAFHWSMFVLAILLCLALVMIPLLVLREMQRRRRDGDKQSSRLIENPSYGVVQANSDDTNSELGIGLGD